Proteins from a genomic interval of Prevotella sp. E13-27:
- a CDS encoding MBL fold metallo-hydrolase, producing the protein MLTVDFITNRVFNSRTYILSDEKYDSVWLVDCGDTDRVLEKIGQKSVEGVLLTHAHSDHIYGVEELIKRFPAVKVYTNAAGVEALKSPKLNISHYHSEYPDISIDEPDNVCVLKEGDSLEVLGMPVHVYETPGHAPSCITYIIDNKAFTGDSYIPGVKVFTGFPHANKKQSETSLARILKLSADCQIMPGHS; encoded by the coding sequence ATGCTGACAGTAGATTTTATCACCAATAGAGTATTTAACTCACGGACATATATTCTCTCTGACGAGAAGTATGACAGTGTGTGGTTGGTGGATTGTGGAGATACCGATAGGGTATTGGAAAAGATTGGGCAGAAGAGCGTTGAGGGAGTTTTACTCACTCACGCTCATTCTGACCATATTTATGGTGTGGAAGAGCTTATCAAGAGATTTCCTGCTGTGAAGGTATATACCAATGCCGCAGGTGTTGAAGCTCTTAAATCGCCTAAACTGAATATCTCACACTACCATTCGGAGTATCCTGACATTTCAATTGATGAGCCAGATAATGTGTGTGTATTGAAAGAGGGTGACTCCTTGGAGGTGTTGGGGATGCCTGTTCATGTATATGAAACACCTGGGCATGCTCCAAGTTGCATAACGTATATTATAGACAATAAGGCTTTTACTGGGGATTCTTATATTCCTGGAGTGAAAGTTTTTACAGGATTTCCGCACGCAAATAAAAAACAGTCTGAAACATCTTTAGCACGAATTTTGAAGCTTTCTGCTGATTGTCAGATTATGCCTGGCCATTCGTGA
- a CDS encoding 3-oxoacyl-ACP synthase III family protein — MAYIQYEGVGITAMSAAVPKRVIKNREYTEVFSAQEANDIVDKTGIEERRFSDEETCSSDLCFAAAEKLIADNNVNKEEIDLLVFISQTPDYRMPATACTLQHRLGLPNSTIAFDITLGCSAFLYGLSVVYGMMERSGLRKALLLDGETRSKVYSPRDRRSAFLFGDGGVAALVERDSKFGKSTFSLNTDGSRADLIMIPAGGYRKMSSAETVVEKVIDEYGNMRSDEQGYMRGGDVFNFVIREIPKDIKKTIAYAEKEIDGFDYVVFHQANNFINSYIAKKMKLDTEKIPSTIAKFGNTSSVSVPLTIVSELKGKLEGQKELLLTAFGVGMTWATGIVPFVDCKISDIVEVEHGQAV, encoded by the coding sequence ATGGCATATATACAGTATGAGGGCGTTGGCATCACAGCGATGTCAGCAGCCGTACCCAAGCGTGTAATCAAGAATCGTGAATATACGGAAGTGTTCAGCGCACAGGAGGCTAACGATATTGTTGATAAGACAGGCATAGAAGAACGTCGTTTCTCTGATGAAGAAACATGCTCTTCTGATCTTTGTTTTGCAGCTGCAGAGAAACTGATTGCAGACAACAATGTCAATAAGGAAGAGATTGACTTGCTGGTGTTTATCTCACAGACTCCTGACTACAGGATGCCTGCAACCGCATGTACTTTACAGCACCGTTTGGGTCTTCCTAATTCTACCATCGCTTTCGACATCACCTTAGGTTGTTCTGCCTTCCTCTATGGCTTGTCTGTAGTGTATGGCATGATGGAACGTAGTGGCTTGCGAAAGGCACTGTTACTGGACGGTGAGACACGTTCAAAAGTGTATTCTCCCCGTGACCGTCGTAGTGCATTCCTTTTTGGAGATGGTGGCGTGGCTGCTTTGGTGGAGCGAGATTCAAAGTTTGGTAAGAGTACTTTTTCTTTGAATACGGATGGCTCTCGTGCAGACTTGATTATGATTCCTGCCGGCGGTTATCGCAAGATGAGTTCTGCAGAGACTGTGGTAGAGAAAGTGATTGACGAGTATGGCAATATGCGTAGTGATGAACAGGGCTATATGCGCGGTGGCGATGTGTTTAACTTTGTTATCCGAGAGATACCCAAGGATATCAAGAAGACCATTGCTTACGCAGAAAAGGAAATAGATGGTTTCGACTATGTGGTTTTCCATCAGGCCAACAACTTTATCAATAGCTATATTGCCAAGAAGATGAAACTGGATACGGAGAAGATCCCTTCTACCATTGCCAAGTTTGGAAATACCTCTTCTGTTTCAGTTCCATTGACTATAGTAAGTGAACTAAAAGGCAAGTTGGAAGGACAGAAAGAACTCCTTCTTACCGCCTTTGGGGTCGGTATGACTTGGGCAACAGGCATAGTGCCTTTTGTTGATTGTAAAATCAGTGATATAGTTGAAGTAGAGCATGGACAAGCTGTTTAA
- a CDS encoding acyl carrier protein, which translates to MEKFIELFAEAIEREDEIKMEDEFRNYEEWSSIAYISVIAMMDEEYDTQIEEADFKKLRTVQAVYDACTKK; encoded by the coding sequence ATGGAAAAATTTATTGAATTGTTCGCTGAAGCGATCGAGCGCGAAGACGAGATTAAGATGGAAGACGAGTTCCGCAATTATGAAGAGTGGAGTTCAATTGCTTACATATCAGTGATAGCCATGATGGATGAGGAGTATGATACCCAGATTGAGGAAGCTGATTTCAAGAAACTGCGTACTGTACAGGCAGTGTATGATGCCTGCACAAAAAAATAA
- a CDS encoding serine acetyltransferase yields the protein MKDILIYGFGGFGHEVACIINHINAIEPTWKIVGYIDDGVEVGTECKYGKVLGNIDTLNEWKTPVDVAIAVGSPKYLEELPSKITNPLVNFPNIIAPNVFYFDKESVTMGKGNIVTFGCRFSCNFHMGDFNVLDGCISFGHDVVIGSHNMLFPEVRVSGQTTIGNKNYFGSRCFIAQCLKVGNENRFGAGTYILRKIKDGGLYMGNPAKKVTID from the coding sequence ATGAAAGACATTTTAATTTATGGATTTGGTGGTTTCGGTCATGAGGTCGCTTGTATTATCAATCATATCAATGCCATTGAGCCGACATGGAAGATTGTTGGCTATATTGATGATGGTGTTGAAGTAGGGACTGAGTGCAAATATGGCAAGGTGCTTGGAAACATTGACACGTTGAATGAATGGAAAACTCCTGTCGATGTAGCTATTGCTGTTGGCTCACCGAAATATCTGGAAGAACTGCCATCGAAGATTACAAACCCCTTGGTGAATTTCCCGAATATCATTGCCCCCAACGTATTCTACTTTGACAAGGAATCTGTGACGATGGGAAAGGGTAATATTGTTACCTTTGGTTGTCGCTTTAGTTGTAACTTTCACATGGGGGATTTCAATGTGCTGGATGGTTGTATTAGTTTCGGACATGACGTGGTGATAGGCAGCCACAATATGCTATTTCCGGAAGTAAGAGTGTCGGGCCAAACGACTATTGGTAACAAGAATTACTTTGGCTCTCGCTGTTTCATTGCTCAATGCCTAAAAGTTGGTAATGAAAACAGATTCGGAGCTGGAACCTATATCCTTAGAAAGATAAAGGACGGTGGACTCTATATGGGGAATCCGGCAAAGAAGGTCACTATAGATTAA
- a CDS encoding sugar transferase, translating to MYKHFFKRILDFFISLIVIICISPILLVVTIWLHFANKGAGAFFFQERPGKDAKIFKVIKFKTMTDERDADGNLLPDAQRLTKVGKFVRSTSIDELPQLINVLKGDMALIGPRPLLVKYLPLYSPEQARRHEVRPGISGWAQCHGRNAISWTKKFKLDVWYVDHCTLWTDIKVIWITVMKVLKRADISNDAAATMPPFDGTN from the coding sequence ATGTATAAACACTTTTTCAAGAGAATATTAGATTTCTTTATTTCACTGATAGTGATTATCTGCATCAGTCCGATATTGTTAGTAGTTACTATCTGGCTTCACTTTGCAAATAAGGGTGCTGGCGCATTTTTCTTTCAAGAAAGACCTGGTAAGGATGCAAAGATTTTCAAGGTTATTAAGTTTAAGACCATGACGGACGAGCGTGACGCAGATGGCAATTTGCTACCCGATGCACAGCGATTGACTAAGGTTGGAAAATTTGTGCGCTCAACGTCAATAGATGAACTTCCGCAACTCATTAATGTACTGAAGGGTGATATGGCTCTGATAGGACCTCGCCCGTTGTTGGTAAAATACCTGCCTTTGTATAGCCCCGAACAAGCCCGCAGACATGAAGTACGTCCAGGTATCAGTGGTTGGGCGCAGTGTCATGGTCGCAATGCCATCAGTTGGACAAAGAAGTTCAAACTGGATGTGTGGTATGTTGATCACTGTACACTCTGGACTGATATTAAGGTAATTTGGATTACAGTGATGAAAGTACTGAAACGTGCAGATATATCAAACGATGCGGCGGCTACAATGCCACCTTTCGATGGAACAAATTAA
- a CDS encoding glycosyltransferase family 4 protein — translation MKKVVLVNQSTGYLMIDIANAYAEVYDEVVLLAGSIKVTERTLNEKIKVKKIVAYDRSSSIKRLITWGWASLQIFNKLLFKYRKYEVVYVTNPPMAYLSSLILKNPFSIIVYDTYPDALQNVGIGKGNFIYKWWSKQNRKLFAKAKKIVSLSDGMADCLANYVEREKITVVPNWASKASFGPVVKSENPFVKGHNLENKFTVMYSGNMGFTHNVETIIEVAKKLVDDERIHFMLIGDGKKKPELQEMCHNYGIKNCTFLDWQPADMLRYSLASADLGVITLNDETARVSVPSKTYNLLAVGAPLLCVVPEESELATIVEKYQNGACFQPGQIDEIAAFIQELASDKEKKEELVNHSLAASRNYTYANAKLYV, via the coding sequence ATGAAGAAAGTTGTATTGGTAAACCAAAGCACTGGCTATCTGATGATAGACATTGCCAACGCATACGCAGAGGTGTATGATGAAGTGGTGTTGTTGGCAGGTAGTATCAAGGTAACAGAGCGGACTTTGAACGAAAAGATTAAGGTAAAGAAGATTGTTGCCTACGACCGCAGTTCGTCTATAAAAAGACTGATTACTTGGGGATGGGCTTCGCTACAGATATTCAACAAATTGTTGTTCAAGTATCGCAAATACGAAGTGGTATATGTGACCAATCCGCCCATGGCTTATCTGTCGTCGTTGATTCTAAAGAATCCCTTTTCAATCATTGTGTATGATACCTATCCTGATGCATTGCAAAATGTAGGTATAGGAAAAGGCAACTTTATCTATAAGTGGTGGAGCAAGCAGAATAGGAAACTTTTTGCTAAGGCAAAGAAGATAGTTTCGCTAAGTGATGGTATGGCTGATTGTTTGGCTAACTATGTGGAGCGCGAAAAGATTACCGTGGTGCCTAACTGGGCTTCCAAAGCTTCATTCGGACCAGTGGTCAAGAGCGAGAATCCCTTTGTAAAAGGGCATAACCTAGAGAACAAGTTTACAGTAATGTATTCTGGTAATATGGGCTTCACTCATAACGTCGAAACCATCATTGAGGTGGCTAAGAAGTTGGTTGATGACGAACGGATTCATTTCATGCTGATAGGTGATGGGAAGAAGAAACCTGAACTTCAGGAGATGTGTCACAATTATGGTATAAAGAACTGCACTTTTCTTGATTGGCAACCTGCTGACATGTTACGGTATTCCTTGGCCAGTGCAGATTTGGGCGTGATAACATTGAACGATGAAACGGCTAGAGTGAGCGTACCAAGTAAAACATATAACCTGTTGGCGGTAGGGGCTCCATTGTTGTGTGTTGTTCCGGAAGAATCGGAATTGGCAACTATAGTGGAAAAATATCAGAATGGGGCATGTTTCCAGCCAGGCCAAATTGATGAGATAGCTGCCTTCATACAGGAACTAGCATCCGACAAGGAGAAGAAGGAAGAACTGGTTAACCATTCGTTGGCAGCTTCAAGGAATTATACTTACGCAAATGCAAAGCTTTATGTATAA